ACCCGGCGGCCCCGTTGTTCGCCTGACACCTGGCCATCTCGGCAACCATGTAGTTCGCCTTGTCGCGGCACGTCGTGTCATCCAGGACCGCGTATGCCTGGGCCCAGGCGGTCAGGAAGTGCCCCTGCATGTGCGTCCGGAACGGGAATGTCGGGGCATCCCAGCCGCCGTTCGCAGTCGCACCGTTGGTGGACAACCGGTGGTTGGCCCGGAAGTTGTAGAGCAACCGCTCCACGTCCACGAATCGCAGGTAGTTCAATGTGCGGGTCTGGTTGTCCAGGAACCTACCGGCGGTGAGCCGAACCTGACCCAGCGGAAACGGGTACGCCGAGACCCCGATGTCCGGGCGAGCCGGCGGAAGTTCGGCGGCCATCGCCGGGTACGAGCCAAGGAGTTCAACACCGGTCGCTGTGGCCAGCACACCGCCAGCGGCGGCTTCCAGCACTCGCCGCCGATTTAAACGCAGGGGTGACATGAGAACCTCCAGGGGTGCTTCGCCGGGACGGGTCAGAGGGGCCACGGACAACGCCGGGCTCTTGCGTCGCACTCTCCGAAAGTGAGCGCTAACATACGTCACACATATTACGTCCACCCTCTCGTACATTCAAGTGAGTCAATTGCCGACCGCGATCAGATGCACCGCGCATCGGATTACCCGCGGGCGTCACCCGGGCCGGGTTCACTGCCAGACGGTGAGCCCCCCACGACCACGGACTCCTGGCCCTCCTGCCGGCCCTCCTCCCGAGCGCGGGCGAGCAGCCCGAGCAGCCGCCGCCGGCGGTGCCGGGCTGCGGCACGCAGGCCGAGGAGCAGCGCGGCGAAGAGGATCAGCAAGGCGAGCTGGGCCCACGGTAGAACCCAGGTGGTGACGCTGGCGGACACCTGCCGGAGCTCGGCGTCGGTCTGGTCATCGCCGAGCAGGGTCGGAGTCGTGGAGACGGTCGTTCGTAGGCGTCCCAGGGCCCAGACGCCGTCAGCGCGTATTTCGACGTCCCGACTGCCGCCCGGGAGAAGCTCCTCGACGTCACCGGTGGCGTCGTGGCTGGTCAGACCGAAAAGGTCGGAGACCGCCACCCGACCCCTTCCGGCGACCCAGACGTTGCCGTCGTTCGTCACGGTGTAGCGGACCCGAACCGTGCCACCGGCGAAGGGATTCCAGGACGGGGTGTACCTGGCGGTGAGAGCCTGGACAGGCAGAGCTGCCTGGACGGTGCCGCTGACCCGCACCATGACCCGGAACCCCACCCGGCTCTCGACATTGACCGTACCTCCGGTGCTGGTGACGGTCGCGGCGATGCCGGCCGGATGGTCGCCCGGCGTGGCGCCCTGGGGCACGGTGATCGTGAACGGCACCACCTTCGTCTCGTTGGCGCCGACGGTGACCTTCTCCTGCACATCGATCCAGGTGCCACCGTCCACCGAGGCACGGTCGGACGGCAGCATGTTGAAGCGGCCCTTGTCGGTGAGGTAGCCGTCGGCGGCCTTCAGTGAGAAGGCGACGGCGGCGCGGCTGAAGTTCCGTACCGCCAGGTGTTCGGTCACGACCTGCCCCGGGTCGAGATTGGCGTTGATCCACCGGCGCTCGTCCGGCCCGCTCGGGTTGGCCGGCTGGACCGTCCAGGTCAGGTTCCCCGGATCGGGCTCCGCCGCCGCGGCAGCCGGCGTGGCTGCACCGACGAGGGCCACGACGACGAGGACGGTGAACGCCCGGCGCAGCGGGGTGACGGTCATGACGACAGCCCTTCGGCACGGGGCTTGGCGGGGGGCCTGGTCCAGGCCCCCCGCCAAGCCGCTACTCGAACAGTGAGAGCGTGAGCGTGGAGCTGTACTCGCCGGCGGCGACCTCGACCGGGGTCCGCAGGTACAGGTCGGCGTTGACGGAGTACGAGTCGCTGGCCACGGCCTCGGAGTCGAAGGTCGAGACCAGCAGTTCCTGGTCGACCAGGCCGACGTTGTTGCCGGGCAGGGTCTCCTCGTCGAGGACGGTCACGACCTCCTCGCCCTCGGTAACCAGGCCGGTCTCCCCGCCGTCGAGCATGCGCGGCTTCCAGCCGAAGTGGTCGGCGGTGATCGGCGCCTGGCCGGAGCTGCCGTCGAAGTCGGTCGCGCTCCCGAGCACGGCCCAGCCGGCACCGTCGGGCACCTCGTCGGCAATCCGGGTGTCGGTGACCGTTACGGTCGGCAGGGTACCGACGAACTGGCGAACCAGCAGCGTCGAGCCGTCCTCGGCCAGCGCGACGGCGTCGCCGGCGATCGACAGGGCGAGCACGCCCGGTTCCCTGATCTCGTTGATGTCGACCGTCACCCGAACGCTGGCGTCATCGCCCGGCTCAGCCATGGCCGGCGACGGCGACACCGTCGTCCCGGCGAGAACGGCGCCGACGGCACAGGCCGCGAACAGGTGCCGTCGTTGACGTGTGTTCATGTGGTCTCCGTTGTCGTCAGTGGTTGGCGGGGGATGTGGTTGGCGGGGTTATCCGCCGCAGGTGGTGGCAGGGTGCGGCGCGGTGTGCACGGTCGTCACGTCCCTGCCGTCGATCACACCGGTGACCCGAACCGTCGCCACACCGGCCACGACCGACGCGGCGCGCGTGTTGAACGACTGGTAGACGTTCCCACCCGGCGCCACCGCCGCGAACGACCGCTCGCCGTACGGAGTCTCCAGGCTGATCCCGACCGGCGCGTCATGGTCGTTGCGCGCCTGCACAGCCACGTACGCCCTGCCAGCCAGGCACCGCACCAGAGCGGTGACCGTTGCCGGCAGCTCCGGCTGGCCGGTGGCTGCCTGGAAGGACCAGGAGTCGATCTCGAAGAGGTCCGCCCCTGCCGGGCCGGTGTAGGTGAAGTAGACGTCGTGCACGCCGTTGACGCCCTCAAGTTCGGCGGTCACCTCGGCCCATCCCGCGCCCGGCGTACCGGCCGGAATCGTGGCGACCACGGGACCGGTGAGGTCGTCCAGCCGTACCTCGATCTGTGCATCGGCGGCGAGCGCCCGGACCTTCGCCGTCACGCTTCGGACGCCGTTGTCGCCGAAGTCCACCGATGACAGCGCGGTCCAGTCGCCATTGTCGATGTCACGTACCACCAGGTTCGGCGCGGCGGCACCGAACTGCGGGGAGCCGCCGTCGACCTTCGCGGTAGCGACGCCCTTGCTCCAGCCGAAGGTCTCGGCCTCGAAGACGCGGTACGGGTCGAAGTTCCTGACCTGCTGTACGCCCGCGTAGGTGCCGACGACCTGCTGGATCGTGCCGTCCGGGTTGAAGGTCAGCTGCTGGATGTGTGGACTGCGGTACCCCTGGGTGGTGTTCCCGGTGATGCGCTTGTTCAGCGTCGGGCCGTGGTACGTGAAGTAGTGTTTGCCCTCGAACTCGAAGACCGACTGGTGGTTGTTGCCACCGGTGCCGGCGCCGAAGAACTGGGACTGGTTCGGGAACAACACGCCCGCGTAGGTCTCCTTCGGCCACGACGTCGGATCGTCGGAGATCATGTAGCCGATCTGACCGCCACCGGGGTAGCCGGGAAGCGGGGTCTGAGGGCCGCCGAAGTCGTTTCCTCCGAAGTGCGAGGAGTACGAGAAGTAGTACTTGCCCTCGCGCTTGAAAACGTGGCCCGCCTCGAAGGCGACCGGGGCGTCGACCACCGCGGCGGATCCCTCGGTTGAGACCATGTCATCGCCGAGCCCGATCACCCTAAGGTTCTTCGGGTTGTTGAAGCGTTCGGCCGGCGGCATGCTCGTCGACGCGGGACCGCCACCGAAGTAGAGATAGGGCTCGCCGTCGTCATCGACGAATGGCGCCGGATCGAACTTCCACGCGACATCCTCAGCACCAGGGGTGCTGCCGTTGATCAGCGTGCTCGTACGCTCGCTGGTCCACGGACCGACCGGCGAACCACCCGTGATCACATTGCTGGAGCCGCCGCCGTTGGCGTAGTAGAGGAAGAACTTCTCCTCGCCGTTGACGACCTTCTTCGTCATGCCGGGGGCCCAGGAGTTCCCGGTGAACGGCGCCACCCCGTTCGGACCCGCGACCTGGATCTCGCCGTGATCCGTCCAGTTCACGAGGTCCTCCGAGGAGATCACCGTGATCTGGTTGATGTCGCCGTAGTTGATACCCGGCGAGATGCCCGTGACGGGATCGGGAGCATAGCCCTGGGTGTCATTGGTCATGTACATGTACACCCGGCCGTCGTGCACAAAACCGAATCCGTCGGCACCGAACTTGTGCCCGATCAACGGGTTGTGCTCGCCTGGCAGCTTGCCGACGACCTCGATGGTTTTCGATGGTGCCGCAGGCGGCGCGGCCCCTACCACCGATACGTCGTCGAGCTGGAAGTCCATCAGGTGCAGGTTCGGGTCCGAGGACGGGTTGCTCGTCCACGGCGTCTCGAAAAACAGCCGCGCGGTCGACACGTTCTGCCCTGCCGGGATCGTGAACGTTCCGTTGAACTGGGCCCACTGGCCCTTCGTCGCCACCACACTGACGAGGTTGGTGTAGGTGGCGGCGCCATAGTGCATCGTGGCGAAGAACTGCTTCGTCGCGGGCCCGCTCGGGTTCTCGTACCTGATGCGGGCCGTCAGGGCGTAGGTCTGCCCCGCCTGCGCCTTCCCGCTGAGGTCCTGCATCGGGCCGGATCCGGTCGTCGCCCGACTGGCTACGAGTACGGCGCTCGATCCGGAGTAGGCGTCCGGCGTCGACGACAGCACGGCGCTGTCGGAGGCGTTTCCGTTGTTGACGAACCAGTTGGCCAGGCCCTCCTCGAACCCGCCGTTGACGATGAGATTCGTGTCGGCGGCCTGGACGGGCGCTGCCCTGGCGACGAACCCTGCGGCCAGCATCAGGCCGACCGCCGCGATCGCCGCGACCCGTCCTCGGGCCGTCCGTCGCATGCGCTGTTCCACGAGACATCCTCCTTCATCTCTGACTGGACTCACGGGTGTAGGGGGCGGGCGGGGAGCGTTTACGGACAGACCGGAGGTCGGGGCGGCGGCGCCGCCGGTTCGAAGGCAGCCGGCAGCCTGGGACAGGTCCGCCGCCCTGGGCCGCCTGGGCTTCGGTCACCGGCGTGGCCGATGAGCCGAGGACTCGTGGCTGTCATCCGCCGCAGGTGGTGGCAGGGTGCGGCGCGGTGTGCACGGTCGTCACGTCCCTGCCGTCGATCACACCGGTGACCCGAACCGTCGCCACACCGGCCACGACCGACGCGGCGCGCGTGTTGAACGACTGGTAGACGTTCCCACCCGGCGCCACCGCCGCGAACGACCGCTCGCCGTACGGAGTCTCCAGGCTGATCCCGACCGGCGCGTCATGGTCGTTGCGCGCCTGCACAGCCACGTACGCCCTGCCACCCAGGCACCGCACCAGAGCGGTGACCGTGACGGGCAACGCCGCGAGCACGCCGAGCCGGGCCAGCTCGTAGCTGAGCGCCCGCTCCGGCGCGTCGATCTGGTTCTGGGTGCCGAAGCGTCCGGCTCGCGCCGACTTCGCCGCGGCGAGAGCGGACTGCGCAGCGGCCCAGGCATCCGCCGGGTAGTGGCGGCCGTCGAGCGTCCCCGCGTACGCGATGGCCGCGTCGAGGTCGCTGGTGTCGAGCGGTCGGCCCTGTGCGGTCAGCGTGTCGCTGAGCAGGTAGTGGTCGAAGTCGACC
The Micromonospora pisi DNA segment above includes these coding regions:
- a CDS encoding WxL protein peptidoglycan domain-containing protein, which encodes MTVTPLRRAFTVLVVVALVGAATPAAAAAEPDPGNLTWTVQPANPSGPDERRWINANLDPGQVVTEHLAVRNFSRAAVAFSLKAADGYLTDKGRFNMLPSDRASVDGGTWIDVQEKVTVGANETKVVPFTITVPQGATPGDHPAGIAATVTSTGGTVNVESRVGFRVMVRVSGTVQAALPVQALTARYTPSWNPFAGGTVRVRYTVTNDGNVWVAGRGRVAVSDLFGLTSHDATGDVEELLPGGSRDVEIRADGVWALGRLRTTVSTTPTLLGDDQTDAELRQVSASVTTWVLPWAQLALLILFAALLLGLRAAARHRRRRLLGLLARAREEGRQEGQESVVVGGSPSGSEPGPGDARG
- a CDS encoding family 43 glycosylhydrolase — encoded protein: MEQRMRRTARGRVAAIAAVGLMLAAGFVARAAPVQAADTNLIVNGGFEEGLANWFVNNGNASDSAVLSSTPDAYSGSSAVLVASRATTGSGPMQDLSGKAQAGQTYALTARIRYENPSGPATKQFFATMHYGAATYTNLVSVVATKGQWAQFNGTFTIPAGQNVSTARLFFETPWTSNPSSDPNLHLMDFQLDDVSVVGAAPPAAPSKTIEVVGKLPGEHNPLIGHKFGADGFGFVHDGRVYMYMTNDTQGYAPDPVTGISPGINYGDINQITVISSEDLVNWTDHGEIQVAGPNGVAPFTGNSWAPGMTKKVVNGEEKFFLYYANGGGSSNVITGGSPVGPWTSERTSTLINGSTPGAEDVAWKFDPAPFVDDDGEPYLYFGGGPASTSMPPAERFNNPKNLRVIGLGDDMVSTEGSAAVVDAPVAFEAGHVFKREGKYYFSYSSHFGGNDFGGPQTPLPGYPGGGQIGYMISDDPTSWPKETYAGVLFPNQSQFFGAGTGGNNHQSVFEFEGKHYFTYHGPTLNKRITGNTTQGYRSPHIQQLTFNPDGTIQQVVGTYAGVQQVRNFDPYRVFEAETFGWSKGVATAKVDGGSPQFGAAAPNLVVRDIDNGDWTALSSVDFGDNGVRSVTAKVRALAADAQIEVRLDDLTGPVVATIPAGTPGAGWAEVTAELEGVNGVHDVYFTYTGPAGADLFEIDSWSFQAATGQPELPATVTALVRCLAGRAYVAVQARNDHDAPVGISLETPYGERSFAAVAPGGNVYQSFNTRAASVVAGVATVRVTGVIDGRDVTTVHTAPHPATTCGG